A window of the Mesorhizobium opportunistum WSM2075 genome harbors these coding sequences:
- a CDS encoding winged helix-turn-helix transcriptional regulator: protein MTEDQLDRIDRNILSALASNGRLSMSELAAKVGLSKTPVQARVKRLEKDGYIRGYQAIIDRERMGEGHVAFVQVKLSDTRSAALDAFNRSVQGVAEIEQCHMMASSFDYLLKLRTKDIAAYRRVLGERISALPHVAQTSTFVAMETVKDR, encoded by the coding sequence ATGACAGAAGACCAATTGGACCGGATCGACAGGAACATCCTGTCGGCACTGGCGAGCAATGGCCGGCTCTCCATGTCCGAACTGGCGGCAAAGGTCGGTCTGTCCAAAACGCCGGTGCAGGCACGGGTGAAGCGGCTAGAGAAGGACGGCTATATCAGGGGCTATCAGGCAATCATCGACCGCGAGCGCATGGGTGAGGGCCATGTCGCCTTCGTCCAGGTGAAACTGTCCGACACCCGCTCCGCCGCGCTCGACGCCTTCAACCGGTCGGTGCAGGGCGTAGCCGAGATCGAGCAGTGCCACATGATGGCATCGAGCTTCGACTATCTGCTGAAGCTCCGCACGAAGGATATCGCCGCCTATCGCCGCGTTCTCGGAGAGCGCATCTCCGCTCTGCCCCATGTCGCCCAGACCTCGACCTTCGTGGCGATGGAAACGGTGAAGGATAGGTAG
- a CDS encoding TonB-dependent hemoglobin/transferrin/lactoferrin family receptor, with amino-acid sequence MGLMNWERRGRSAANGAAALLTSVAAIALSAQLANAQQAMQQTDETKKADQEKAGQAGATLLDKVLVISRTGETAIESLASASHVDQEQLDRRMATTPNEMLLGVPGVATQADARRVSTSINIRGLQDFGRVAVIVDGARQDFQRSDHGTQSTFYIDPELVKSVDVIRGPVANTYGSGAIGGVVFFDTKDAVDFLKPEETWGASVTGRYESNGKGWTTSASGAYRFNENWDALGNIVYRNYDNYKDGGGDTVNGTGFDVLSGLLKTTIRPTENSELKLGWVGSSDSWDETSGGVPVNDVDLKSNTFTARYNITDEDKSWLDLHINTSYNKTNLDLTSLVPQNRFDPVTGLPVVLPAGSQSTFDVGTTGIDIWNTSRFETGGVAHELTHGGDWVGDNVKTGGAAGGDSFYTPSGKRNVSGAYVQDKLSWEWLEVIGGLRYDSYSLKDDTHDISGDRVSPRITVGVSPFESAGLAGLQFYGTYAEGYRSPSITETLISGNHPAGVSFPFLPNPNLRPETGKTTEFGVNYKQNDILQAGDAFRLKAAYFNNDVDDYIDGVTLSPFDPTSGCPFGPGIPICFQYQNFAKAKINGFELEGVYDAAWGYAGLSASITNGHTISYEGDRADLATIPSSQVTAQLGLRFLEDKLTVGGEVQYNGKPKGNAVAEDYTLVNAFASYQATDNLKIDFRADNLFDVKYVNPLNGSTTVAVYEPGVTLKLAATMRFGG; translated from the coding sequence ATGGGGTTGATGAATTGGGAACGGCGCGGCCGGTCTGCGGCGAACGGTGCGGCGGCTTTGCTGACAAGCGTGGCGGCGATCGCCTTGTCGGCGCAGCTTGCCAACGCCCAGCAGGCAATGCAGCAGACGGATGAGACGAAGAAGGCCGACCAGGAAAAAGCGGGACAAGCGGGCGCGACGCTGCTCGACAAGGTGCTGGTCATCAGCCGCACCGGTGAAACGGCAATCGAATCGCTGGCCTCGGCCAGCCATGTCGACCAGGAGCAACTCGACCGTCGCATGGCGACGACGCCGAACGAGATGCTGCTCGGTGTTCCCGGTGTTGCGACACAGGCCGACGCCAGGCGCGTCAGCACCAGCATCAACATACGCGGCCTGCAGGATTTCGGCCGCGTCGCGGTCATCGTCGACGGCGCGCGGCAGGATTTCCAGCGTTCGGACCACGGCACCCAGTCGACCTTCTACATCGACCCGGAGCTCGTCAAATCCGTCGACGTGATCCGTGGTCCTGTCGCCAACACCTACGGCTCGGGCGCCATCGGCGGCGTCGTCTTCTTCGACACCAAGGATGCGGTGGACTTCCTCAAGCCGGAGGAAACATGGGGCGCTTCGGTAACCGGGCGCTATGAGAGCAATGGCAAGGGCTGGACCACCAGTGCCTCCGGCGCCTACCGTTTCAACGAGAACTGGGATGCGCTCGGCAATATCGTCTACCGTAACTACGACAACTACAAGGATGGCGGCGGCGATACCGTCAACGGCACCGGCTTCGACGTGCTGAGCGGCCTGCTCAAGACCACCATCCGTCCGACCGAGAACAGCGAATTGAAGCTCGGCTGGGTCGGCTCCAGCGACAGTTGGGACGAAACCAGCGGCGGCGTTCCGGTCAACGATGTCGACCTGAAGTCGAACACCTTCACGGCCCGCTACAACATCACGGATGAGGACAAGAGCTGGCTCGATCTCCACATCAACACCTCCTACAACAAGACCAATCTCGATCTGACCAGCCTCGTTCCGCAAAACCGCTTCGATCCGGTCACCGGCCTGCCCGTGGTTCTCCCGGCAGGATCGCAGTCGACATTTGACGTCGGCACGACCGGCATCGACATCTGGAATACGTCCCGGTTCGAAACGGGCGGCGTCGCCCATGAACTGACCCATGGAGGCGACTGGGTCGGCGACAATGTCAAGACCGGCGGCGCTGCCGGCGGCGACAGCTTCTATACGCCTTCGGGCAAGCGAAACGTGTCCGGCGCCTATGTCCAGGACAAGCTCAGCTGGGAATGGCTCGAGGTGATTGGCGGCCTGCGCTACGACAGCTACAGCCTGAAGGACGATACCCATGACATTTCCGGCGACAGGGTATCGCCGCGCATTACCGTCGGTGTCTCGCCGTTTGAGTCCGCCGGGCTTGCAGGCCTTCAGTTCTATGGCACCTATGCGGAAGGCTATCGCTCGCCATCGATCACGGAGACGCTGATCAGCGGCAATCATCCGGCCGGCGTCAGCTTTCCTTTCCTGCCCAACCCCAATCTGCGGCCCGAGACAGGCAAGACCACCGAATTCGGCGTCAACTACAAGCAGAATGACATCCTTCAAGCAGGCGACGCATTCCGTCTCAAGGCGGCCTATTTCAACAACGACGTCGACGACTATATCGATGGCGTGACGCTGTCGCCGTTCGACCCGACCAGCGGCTGCCCGTTTGGGCCGGGCATCCCGATCTGCTTCCAGTACCAGAACTTCGCCAAGGCAAAGATCAACGGCTTCGAATTGGAAGGCGTGTACGACGCGGCATGGGGTTATGCAGGTCTCTCTGCCTCGATCACCAACGGCCATACCATATCGTATGAAGGCGACCGGGCGGACCTCGCCACCATACCCTCTTCGCAGGTTACGGCGCAGCTCGGGCTGCGCTTCCTCGAAGACAAGCTGACCGTCGGCGGCGAAGTGCAGTACAATGGCAAGCCGAAGGGCAATGCGGTGGCCGAGGACTATACGCTGGTCAATGCCTTCGCCAGCTACCAGGCCACCGACAATCTCAAAATCGATTTCCGCGCCGACAATCTGTTCGATGTCAAATACGTCAACCCGTTGAACGGCAGCACGACAGTTGCCGTCTACGAGCCCGGCGTAACGTTGAAGCTGGCGGCAACCATGCGCTTTGGAGGCTGA
- a CDS encoding energy transducer TonB family protein gives MQDISPLPDASAELAIKPIEPLALVGPTAGTGKWATAIVISGLLHAAVAAAFLISSSGSFDSRDSVQPEGSDRVGDKIAGSALDKDPAAVNVKLVPSPPPAKPEPARAVRPVPPTKPSQPEQETVTHAPEPVRDAAKQASEPSPEPAKQSVATPDILMAATPRPDNQSVAAENMTAKTETPVQPGVQAETVEMPVAVPDQPPIPSARPTPAAAPSTTADEKRGTADGRDELAQAASKGKKQKEAGRDAEFSYRSDVIRKLSRVNRSVPPSVQLTARNNAVVTFVIGSRGGIDELRILQSSGSPNFDQTALGIVRKAAPFPPIPPQAASSSLEFEAEIGPF, from the coding sequence ATGCAGGACATCAGCCCGCTCCCCGACGCCAGCGCCGAGCTGGCTATAAAACCAATCGAACCGCTTGCGTTGGTGGGGCCGACCGCTGGCACCGGCAAGTGGGCGACGGCAATCGTCATCTCCGGCCTGCTCCATGCCGCCGTGGCGGCGGCTTTTCTGATTTCATCCTCGGGATCATTCGACTCCAGGGATTCGGTGCAGCCGGAAGGCAGCGATCGGGTCGGAGACAAGATAGCCGGCAGCGCACTGGACAAGGATCCGGCGGCAGTGAACGTCAAGCTGGTGCCAAGCCCGCCGCCAGCCAAACCGGAACCCGCAAGGGCAGTTAGGCCGGTACCCCCGACAAAACCTTCGCAGCCTGAGCAAGAAACCGTGACGCATGCTCCCGAGCCTGTCCGGGACGCGGCGAAGCAGGCATCGGAGCCCTCGCCGGAACCGGCCAAACAGTCTGTGGCCACGCCGGACATACTGATGGCGGCAACGCCGCGCCCTGATAACCAGAGCGTCGCCGCTGAGAATATGACCGCTAAGACCGAAACGCCGGTACAGCCGGGCGTCCAGGCCGAAACCGTCGAAATGCCTGTCGCCGTTCCAGACCAACCGCCAATCCCCAGCGCCAGGCCAACCCCGGCTGCCGCCCCTTCAACAACAGCGGACGAGAAGCGCGGCACGGCGGATGGCCGGGATGAGCTGGCACAGGCGGCCAGCAAGGGTAAAAAGCAGAAGGAAGCAGGCCGCGATGCGGAATTCAGCTATCGCAGTGACGTCATCAGAAAGCTTAGCCGTGTCAACCGCAGCGTCCCGCCTTCGGTGCAACTGACCGCACGCAACAACGCGGTGGTGACGTTCGTCATCGGCAGCCGAGGCGGCATCGATGAACTGCGCATCCTGCAAAGTTCAGGATCGCCCAACTTCGATCAGACCGCCCTCGGCATCGTGCGCAAGGCCGCGCCCTTTCCTCCAATTCCGCCGCAGGCCGCGAGCTCGAGTTTGGAGTTCGAGGCTGAAATCGGCCCATTTTGA
- the putA gene encoding bifunctional proline dehydrogenase/L-glutamate gamma-semialdehyde dehydrogenase PutA — protein sequence MPLDTIRQQIRANYLPDEDESVKRLAETTGLSAKDRKAISARAADLVRAVRGSSDPRLMEVFLSAYGLSTKEGVALMCLAEALLRVPDTETMDDLIADKIAPHDWSSHSGGSSSIFVNASTWALMLTGRVLDEGEGGIEGTLRSMVRRLGEPVIRKAVAAAMREMGEQFVLGRTITEAVKRGRPMTQKGYLYSFDMLGEAARTEADALRYHKAYADAISSLDSGSNGPDIRQNHGISVKLSALHPRYEVAQKEEMLPVMAERLLSLALAARHSRMGLNIDAEEADRLDLSLDVIERVLAEPELAGWNGFGVVVQAYGPRAAFAIDWLYALAKKYDRNIMVRLVKGAYWDTEIKRAQTLGLSGYPVFTRKANTDVSYIACAKKLLGMTDRIYPQFATHNAHTVAAILSMADNRDAFEFQRLHGMGEALHETVRRSERTRCRIYAPVGAHSDLLAYLVRRLLENGANSSFVHQLTDEDVEPEDIARDPLETVESQGPAANPAIVRPSQIFGTGRRNSRGFDITDTVTLAAIYKARAAFAGSDRWHAKPITRAAGYGKQRPIVNPAKPDEVVGTVHEAAAKQVATAVRIAVEAQPAWAKRPVAERAAILNRAADLYEANAVEFFALATREAGKSLADGVAEVREAVDFLRYYAAEAAIAEPGTQARGAIVCISPWNFPLAIFTGQIAAALVTGNSVIAKPAEQTPLIAFRAVELLREAGVPEDVIQLLPGDGPSVGGPLTADPRIAGVCFTGSTEVAKLIEKQLAETAAPDAMLIAETGGLNAMIVDSTALPEQAVRDILASAFQSAGQRCSALRVLYVQKDVEKKMLEMLKGAMEALSIGDPWRISTDVGPVIDDEAQASIHDYCTTMGLQGRLIAKLEAPKDGRFVAPHVFRVKGIEEMEREVFGPVLHVASFDADEIDAVIAAINRKGYGLTFGLHTRIEGRVQHFVDGIHAGNIYVNRNQIGAVVGSQPFGGEGLSGTGPKAGGPHYLRRFRKGPEAGTEVGEGHKVTATELADNLPDPTLGGWSTRPDRIAILRKHLRGKGAAAIGAAAGIDFGQVDLPGPTGEANTLSLSPRGRVLCLGPDADTLLAQTIQALAAGNAVLAVAPGAPAALSALTGKGLPLAAIDGRPDPVEARSLRVDVVAFSGTAEAARIVRKVIADRAGPIVPLVSEVLNPAAYAHERAVCVDTTAAGGNASLLAAA from the coding sequence ATGCCGCTCGACACCATCCGCCAGCAGATCCGCGCCAACTACCTGCCCGACGAAGACGAGTCCGTGAAGCGGCTGGCGGAGACGACAGGGCTTTCCGCGAAAGACCGCAAGGCGATTTCGGCACGTGCCGCGGATCTGGTCAGGGCGGTGCGCGGTTCGTCCGATCCCCGGTTGATGGAAGTTTTCCTGTCCGCCTATGGCCTCTCCACCAAGGAAGGCGTGGCGCTGATGTGCCTAGCCGAGGCGCTGCTGCGCGTGCCGGACACCGAGACGATGGATGATCTCATCGCCGACAAGATCGCGCCGCACGACTGGTCGTCGCATTCGGGCGGTTCGAGCTCGATCTTCGTCAACGCCTCGACCTGGGCGCTGATGCTGACCGGCCGCGTCCTCGACGAGGGCGAGGGCGGCATCGAAGGCACGCTGCGATCGATGGTGCGGCGGCTGGGCGAGCCGGTCATCCGCAAGGCGGTGGCGGCCGCAATGCGCGAAATGGGCGAACAGTTCGTGCTCGGCCGCACTATCACCGAGGCGGTCAAGCGCGGCCGGCCGATGACGCAGAAGGGCTATCTCTATTCCTTCGACATGCTGGGCGAGGCGGCTCGCACCGAGGCCGACGCGCTGCGCTATCACAAGGCCTATGCCGACGCCATTTCCTCGCTCGACAGCGGTTCGAACGGCCCCGACATCCGCCAGAACCATGGCATCTCGGTCAAGCTGTCGGCGCTGCATCCGCGCTACGAGGTGGCGCAGAAGGAAGAGATGCTGCCGGTGATGGCCGAGCGGCTGCTGTCGCTGGCGCTGGCCGCACGGCATTCTCGCATGGGCCTCAACATCGATGCCGAGGAAGCCGACCGGCTCGACCTGTCGCTCGACGTCATCGAGCGGGTGCTGGCCGAGCCGGAGCTCGCCGGCTGGAACGGCTTTGGCGTCGTCGTCCAGGCCTATGGGCCGCGTGCGGCCTTTGCCATCGACTGGCTCTACGCGCTGGCCAAGAAATACGACCGCAACATCATGGTGCGGCTGGTCAAGGGCGCTTATTGGGACACCGAGATCAAGCGGGCGCAGACGCTCGGACTATCGGGCTATCCCGTCTTCACCCGCAAGGCCAACACCGACGTCTCCTACATCGCCTGCGCAAAAAAGCTGCTGGGCATGACGGACCGGATCTACCCGCAATTCGCCACCCACAATGCCCACACCGTCGCCGCCATCCTGTCGATGGCCGACAACCGCGACGCCTTCGAGTTCCAGCGCCTGCACGGCATGGGCGAGGCGCTGCACGAGACGGTGCGCCGGTCCGAACGCACGCGCTGCCGCATCTATGCGCCGGTCGGCGCGCATTCGGATTTGCTTGCCTATCTGGTTCGCCGACTGCTGGAGAACGGCGCCAATTCCTCCTTCGTGCACCAACTGACCGACGAGGACGTCGAGCCGGAGGACATCGCGCGCGATCCGCTGGAAACCGTCGAGAGCCAGGGCCCTGCCGCCAATCCGGCGATTGTCCGGCCGTCCCAGATTTTTGGGACCGGCCGCCGCAACTCCAGGGGATTCGACATCACCGACACCGTGACGCTGGCGGCGATCTACAAGGCCAGGGCGGCCTTTGCCGGTTCCGACCGTTGGCATGCCAAGCCGATCACGCGCGCCGCCGGCTACGGCAAGCAGCGCCCGATCGTCAATCCGGCGAAGCCTGACGAGGTGGTCGGTACGGTTCACGAGGCCGCCGCCAAGCAAGTCGCGACCGCCGTGCGCATCGCGGTCGAGGCGCAGCCGGCCTGGGCCAAGCGGCCCGTGGCCGAGCGTGCCGCCATCCTCAACCGCGCCGCCGATCTCTATGAGGCGAATGCCGTCGAGTTTTTCGCGCTCGCCACCCGCGAGGCCGGCAAGTCGCTGGCCGACGGTGTGGCGGAAGTGCGCGAGGCCGTGGACTTCCTGCGCTACTACGCTGCCGAGGCAGCCATTGCCGAGCCGGGCACGCAGGCGCGTGGCGCCATTGTCTGCATTTCGCCGTGGAATTTCCCGCTCGCCATCTTCACCGGCCAGATCGCGGCAGCGCTGGTCACCGGCAATTCGGTGATCGCCAAGCCGGCCGAGCAGACGCCGCTGATCGCCTTCCGCGCCGTCGAACTGCTGCGCGAAGCCGGCGTGCCGGAAGATGTGATCCAGTTGCTGCCCGGCGACGGCCCATCGGTCGGCGGGCCGCTGACTGCTGATCCACGCATCGCCGGTGTCTGCTTCACCGGTTCGACCGAGGTCGCCAAGCTGATCGAGAAACAGTTGGCCGAGACCGCCGCGCCCGACGCCATGCTGATCGCAGAGACCGGCGGCCTCAACGCCATGATCGTCGATTCCACCGCGCTGCCCGAGCAGGCGGTGCGCGACATCCTGGCCTCGGCCTTCCAGAGTGCCGGCCAGCGCTGCTCGGCGCTGCGCGTGCTCTATGTGCAGAAGGACGTCGAGAAGAAGATGCTGGAGATGCTGAAGGGCGCCATGGAAGCGCTCAGCATCGGCGACCCCTGGCGGATCTCGACCGATGTCGGCCCGGTCATCGACGACGAGGCGCAGGCTTCGATCCACGACTATTGCACCACGATGGGCCTGCAGGGCCGCCTGATCGCCAAGCTCGAGGCGCCGAAAGACGGGCGCTTCGTCGCGCCGCATGTTTTCCGGGTCAAGGGCATCGAGGAGATGGAGCGCGAGGTGTTCGGCCCGGTGCTGCATGTCGCCAGCTTCGACGCCGACGAGATCGACGCGGTGATCGCCGCCATCAACCGCAAGGGCTATGGCCTGACCTTCGGCCTGCACACCCGCATAGAAGGCCGTGTCCAACATTTCGTCGACGGCATCCATGCCGGCAACATCTACGTCAACCGCAACCAGATCGGCGCCGTCGTCGGCTCGCAGCCGTTTGGCGGCGAGGGGCTGTCGGGCACCGGGCCAAAGGCCGGCGGACCGCACTATCTCCGGCGCTTCCGCAAGGGGCCGGAAGCCGGCACCGAAGTTGGCGAGGGCCACAAGGTGACGGCGACCGAACTGGCCGACAACCTTCCCGATCCGACACTCGGCGGCTGGTCGACGCGGCCTGATCGCATCGCCATCCTGAGGAAGCATCTGCGCGGCAAGGGCGCGGCCGCCATTGGAGCCGCTGCCGGTATCGACTTCGGCCAGGTCGACCTTCCCGGGCCGACCGGCGAGGCCAACACGCTATCGTTGTCGCCGCGCGGACGCGTGCTGTGCCTCGGTCCCGACGCCGATACGCTGCTTGCCCAGACGATCCAGGCGCTTGCCGCCGGCAATGCGGTCCTGGCCGTGGCGCCGGGCGCACCGGCCGCACTCTCGGCTTTGACCGGCAAGGGATTGCCGCTGGCCGCGATCGACGGCCGGCCCGATCCAGTCGAGGCGCGCTCGCTGCGCGTCGATGTCGTCGCTTTTTCGGGCACGGCTGAAGCCGCGCGCATCGTGCGCAAGGTCATTGCCGACAGGGCTGGTCCGATCGTGCCGCTGGTCAGCGAGGTGCTCAATCCGGCGGCCTATGCGCATGAGCGGGCCGTCTGCGTCGACACGACGGCCGCGGGGGGCAATGCGAGCCTGCTCGCCGCGGCTTAG
- a CDS encoding glycosyltransferase, with product MPSTTVLFELPRVGVIITCHNYRAYVGDAIRSVLAQTYQKWDCIIVDDASTDGSTEHVRQLLETIGDPRLRLLVRPQNGGQIATFRDGFAAGDQPFVAFLDADDVWLPNFLAAHLSAHLNTMHPVSLSSSDVLLVDRDRVVLGGTYVMMRKPRSEMDPRGVAVPPTSRLGEIAAGIDYSTEHAITYFGPRTYGWLWAPTSSMVFRRGALEPVLAFPFQSRMSTDYLTATCAHLAAGSLLLSECLGLYRLHGANASTNGAYAGGHVQQTPAHNASHIKLGAEVLDYVLADAERLDSINGKGFVSEVLAHHLRRFGRLFDDPRIVPFLSPKNRWRWWRKNAVRHLRRLFGQA from the coding sequence ATGCCAAGCACGACCGTGCTATTCGAGCTTCCTCGAGTAGGCGTTATCATCACTTGTCACAATTATCGCGCCTATGTCGGGGACGCGATCCGCTCGGTCTTGGCGCAGACCTATCAGAAATGGGATTGCATCATCGTTGACGATGCCTCGACGGATGGTTCGACCGAACATGTGCGCCAGCTTCTCGAAACGATTGGCGACCCACGCCTGCGTCTACTGGTGCGGCCGCAAAATGGCGGCCAGATTGCAACGTTCCGCGACGGTTTTGCCGCCGGCGATCAGCCATTCGTGGCGTTCCTCGATGCCGACGATGTCTGGCTGCCGAATTTTCTCGCCGCGCATCTGTCGGCCCACCTGAACACGATGCACCCGGTGTCGCTGTCCAGTTCCGACGTCCTTCTGGTCGATCGCGACCGCGTCGTCCTTGGCGGCACCTACGTTATGATGCGCAAGCCACGTTCGGAGATGGACCCACGCGGTGTCGCCGTGCCGCCGACCAGTAGGCTCGGCGAAATAGCCGCAGGCATCGACTATTCCACGGAACACGCGATCACCTACTTCGGACCCCGAACCTATGGCTGGCTATGGGCGCCGACATCCTCGATGGTTTTCCGACGCGGAGCGCTGGAACCGGTTCTGGCCTTCCCGTTCCAGTCCCGGATGAGCACCGACTATCTTACGGCGACCTGCGCGCATTTGGCGGCCGGCAGCTTGCTCCTGTCGGAATGTCTGGGCCTCTACCGGCTGCACGGGGCCAATGCCTCCACCAACGGTGCCTACGCGGGTGGACATGTCCAGCAGACGCCGGCGCACAACGCCAGCCACATCAAGCTGGGCGCCGAAGTCCTGGACTATGTCCTGGCCGATGCCGAACGCCTCGACTCGATAAACGGCAAGGGTTTCGTATCAGAAGTGCTTGCACATCATTTAAGGCGATTTGGCAGGCTATTTGACGATCCACGCATCGTGCCCTTTCTCAGCCCAAAAAACCGTTGGCGATGGTGGCGCAAGAATGCCGTCCGGCATCTGCGGCGCTTGTTTGGCCAAGCCTGA
- a CDS encoding antibiotic biosynthesis monooxygenase family protein encodes MYIAMNRFKVQAGSEADFEAVWKNRDSSLAGMKGFREFHLLRGPVNETEGYTLFASHTVWASHDDFVAWTKSENFRAAHRNVGTTKVHYLGHPQFEGFSVVEGA; translated from the coding sequence ATGTACATCGCCATGAACCGCTTCAAGGTGCAGGCCGGCTCGGAGGCCGATTTCGAAGCCGTCTGGAAGAACCGCGATTCCAGCCTTGCCGGGATGAAAGGCTTCCGCGAATTCCATCTGCTGCGCGGCCCGGTCAACGAGACCGAAGGCTACACGCTGTTCGCCTCGCACACGGTGTGGGCGAGCCACGACGATTTCGTCGCCTGGACCAAGTCCGAGAATTTCCGTGCCGCACACAGGAACGTCGGCACCACGAAGGTCCACTATCTCGGCCACCCGCAATTCGAGGGCTTTTCCGTCGTCGAGGGTGCCTGA
- a CDS encoding cytochrome-c peroxidase, whose amino-acid sequence MRRLSYFLALMVAVVLAGCGKPDFSDAEKKKIASLALNTLPPLKPDTTNRFADVPAAAALGSTLFFDLGMSRDGTVSCSTCHKIDGQFQDDLPQAVGVGRTNRRTMPLAGVARDPWFFWDGRRDSLWAQALTPLENPLEQAGNRAAYAHYIKARFGERYERIFGPLPDFSGIPANASPLGTDAEKAAWSAMSDTQRDAINRVFSNIGKAIAAFERSIEPAQTRFDRFALDLATGAEPKGDAVFSREEILGLKLFIGKANCVTCHDGPRFTDNGFHNTGVPPVTGLPPDRGRVDAVTQVEADPFNCFGAYRDGGAGACGELRFMVKDAPQLVRAYKTPSLRGAATRPPYMHAGQFSSLDEVVAHYAKAAPSVEGTSEIHPLELSDRERAALVAFLKTLSE is encoded by the coding sequence CATTGCCGCCACTGAAGCCCGACACGACGAACCGGTTTGCCGATGTGCCGGCGGCAGCCGCGCTCGGCTCGACGCTGTTCTTCGATCTCGGCATGAGCCGCGACGGCACGGTCTCATGCTCGACCTGCCACAAGATCGACGGCCAGTTCCAGGACGACCTGCCACAAGCCGTCGGTGTCGGCCGCACCAACCGGCGCACCATGCCACTGGCCGGCGTGGCGCGCGATCCCTGGTTCTTCTGGGACGGCCGCCGCGACAGCCTTTGGGCGCAAGCGCTGACGCCGCTCGAAAACCCGCTGGAGCAAGCGGGAAACCGCGCCGCCTACGCCCATTACATCAAGGCGCGCTTCGGCGAGCGCTATGAGCGCATCTTCGGGCCTTTGCCCGATTTTTCCGGCATTCCGGCGAATGCCAGTCCGCTTGGCACCGATGCCGAAAAGGCCGCCTGGAGCGCGATGAGCGACACGCAGCGCGACGCGATCAACCGCGTCTTTTCCAATATCGGCAAAGCGATCGCCGCATTCGAGCGGTCGATCGAGCCGGCACAGACGCGCTTCGATCGCTTTGCACTGGACCTTGCCACAGGCGCAGAGCCGAAGGGCGATGCCGTCTTTTCCCGGGAGGAAATCCTCGGGCTAAAACTGTTCATCGGCAAGGCCAATTGCGTGACCTGCCACGACGGCCCGCGCTTCACCGACAACGGTTTTCACAACACCGGCGTGCCGCCCGTGACGGGCCTGCCGCCGGATCGCGGCCGCGTCGACGCGGTGACACAGGTCGAGGCGGATCCGTTCAATTGCTTCGGCGCCTATCGCGACGGCGGTGCCGGCGCCTGCGGCGAGCTGCGCTTCATGGTCAAGGATGCGCCGCAACTGGTTCGCGCCTACAAGACGCCCTCGCTGCGCGGCGCTGCAACGCGGCCGCCCTACATGCATGCCGGGCAATTCTCGTCGCTCGACGAAGTGGTGGCGCACTATGCCAAGGCCGCGCCCAGCGTCGAGGGGACATCCGAGATTCACCCGCTGGAGCTGTCCGACCGTGAACGCGCGGCGCTGGTGGCGTTTTTGAAGACGCTGTCGGAATAA
- the hemP gene encoding hemin uptake protein HemP produces MNTHNPNDFRHRVRRSDDTAVRFDRVPLAVRTLSSNTLFQGEHEIGIEHHGALYRLKITRQGKLILNK; encoded by the coding sequence ATGAACACGCACAATCCCAACGATTTTCGCCATCGCGTCCGCCGTTCCGATGACACCGCAGTCCGTTTCGACCGGGTTCCGCTGGCGGTGCGGACCCTGTCCAGCAACACCCTTTTCCAGGGCGAGCACGAGATCGGCATCGAGCACCATGGTGCTCTCTACAGGCTGAAGATCACCCGCCAGGGCAAGCTCATTCTCAACAAGTAA